CAGGTAAAAGTACTACTTTAGCAGCTATGATTAATGAAATTAATAATACTAGGTCTAATCATATAATAACTTTGGAAGATCCAATAGAATTTTTACATAAACATAATAAATGTATAATAAATCAAAGAGAAATAGGTAGAGATACAATTAGTTATAAAAGTGCTTTAAAAGCAGCCTTAAGGGAAGATCCAGATGTAATATTAATAGGAGAACTTAGAGATTTAGAAGATATCTCTATAGCTTTAACAGCAGCAGAAACAGGCCATTTGGTATTTTCTACTTTGCATACTATAGGAGGAGCTAAAACTATAGATAGAATTGTTAATATATTTCCACCACACCAACAAGAACAGATAAGAATACAAGTGGCAAGTGTATTAGAAGGAATAATAAGTCAGCAATTAGTACATAAGATTGACGGAGGAAGAATAGCAGCTTTAGAGACTATGGTAACTACAAATGCCATAAGAAATATGATAAGAGAAGGTAAAACTTATCAAATAGAATCCTCCATACAAACTGGATCTAAATATGGAATGAAAACTATGGATATGTCTCTAGCAGAATTATATAAAAGAGAAATTATAAGTTATGAAACTGCATTAAATTATTCAGTAGATAAAGATCTAATTACTAAAATAATTAATCTATAAAATACTATATATTAATATTTAGAATAATAATTATACATTTGGTAATATTAAAAAAAGGACCTTTTGGTCCTTTTTTAAAATATCATATAATCTAACATTTTTATTGAAACTTGATTTTTAGTTTTAGATTTTTTCTTCAAATTTATTTTATTCTTATTATTAATAGTTTTTAAATCCATAGAACTTAATTTAATAGTATTTTTTTTCATTTTAACATCCTCCTGATAAGTTAATATTATTTTAATATTAGTAGCTAATTATAAAAACTTACCAGAAAGACTCATCTTTTTTATGAAGTCTTTTTAAATCTAAAAAAAATATTTTTTCGTAGCGCCGCGACATGCGCTAACTACCTCCTTTATAAACTAATATTGATTTATAAATAGCAATACTTATTGTTTATATTTACATAATATCATATAATTTAAGTTAGTACAATTTTAGCTATGTATAATAAATATTCACTATATGCAATAACTATTTATTGATAAAATTTGTATCTATATATTTATTAAATCCTCTTATTTTCTTAAAAATATAAATAATATTAAAAATACATTAAGTAATTTATAATATTTATTTGCAATAATATATAGTAATTAACTATTATTTATGCTAAAATATTTTTGAACCGAGGGGGGATACTATTGAATATTATAAATGGAATAGTACATTATAGCTCCAAAGCAATAACATACATAGTTTATTTCATATCAATGTATTATCTTATAATTTCTCTTTTTGGTATATATAGAAAAAAGAATAATAAGAATATTGATGATAAAACAAAATTTGCTCTTATTGTAGCAGCACATAATGAGGAACTAGTTATAGGTAACATAGTAGAGAGTTTAAAGATGATGGACTATGATAAAAATTTATATGATATTTTTGTAATTGCAGATAATTGTACTGATAAAACTGCTGAAATTGCAAGAAAAAAAGGAGCTATTGTACAAGAAAGGTTTGACAAAAAACGAAGAGGAAAAGGTTATGCGCTAGAATGGATGTTTAATATAATATTCAAAATGGACAAAAAATATGATGCTATAGCAGTATTTGATGCAGATAATTTAGTTCATAAAAATTTCTTAAAAGAAATGAATAAAAAGATGTGCAAAGGATATAAGGTAGTTCAAGGTTATTTGGATAGTAAAAATCCTGAGGATACTTGGATAACAGGAAGCTATTCCATTGCTTTTTGGACTTGTAATAGAATGTTTCAGCTTGCAAGATACAATTTAGGATTATCTAGTCAATTAGGTGGCACTGGTTTTTGTATAGATACAGGTATATTAAAAGAACTTGGATGGGGTGCTACTTGTCTTACAGAGGATTTAGAGTTTTCTTGTAAAATTATATTAAATGGATATAAAGTAGGCTGGGCTCACGATGCTATAATATATGATGAAAAACCTTTAACATTAACTCAATCATGGAAACAAAGGAAAAGATGGATGCAAGGCTTTGCGGATGTATCTAGTAGATACTTTTTTAAACTTATGAAAAAGGCTATTAAGAGCTTTAATTTTACAGCTTTTGATTGTGCACTTTATAGTATACAACCTTTTGTAGCTATACTTTTAGGGTTGTCAGCTATAATAAGTTTATTTAGATATGCTATGAAAGCAGCAAATATGGTTACTAATTTTAATAGTGTAGTTTATTCTATAGATTTTAATTTTATAACTATATTAATAATATTATTTTCATTGTTTCAGATAATATATACACCTTTAATATTAATTTTGGAAAAAAAATTCACATTAAAAGTATTATTATATTATATAGTTTATCCTATATATGCTATAACTTGGTTTCCTATTTCAATACAAGGAATTATGGATAAAGACAATAAGGAATGGAGTCATACAATTCATACTAGAAGTATGAATATAGATGAACTGGAAAAAGTTAACTAGAGGGAAAGCAGAGCTTTCCTTTTTTTGCTTTTTTTATAGTGAATTTATATACTATAAATTAAATAACAATTATAATAATTAATAATTTAAAAAGGAAATAGGAGTTTTTTGTTGAATATATATTTTAATGGTTACATTAAAAAGGGGTGAAAACTACATGGAGGATTACGTAATAGGAGTGGATATAGGGTCCTCAAAAGTTTGTGCAGCAGCAGGAAAGCGTGACAAATATGGACAAGCAAAAATAATAGGAGTTACTTCTGCTGAGTGTCATGGAATGAAAAATGGAATAATAATTGATATAGATAGTACAGCAGAGTCTATTAAAAATTGCATTACTAGATTAGAAAGTATAGTAGATACAAATATAAAGAGTTTTTATATTTCCCTACCAGGAAGGATAGGTACATTAATATCTAGTCAAGGTATGGTAGCTATATCCTCTGATGAGAATGAAATAACAAAAAAAGATGTAAATAGAGTTAAAAGAGCTACTCAAATAATTAATGTTCCTAACGATAAAGAAATAGTTGATATAATTCCTAAAGAATATATTGTAGATGGATATAACAATATAAAAGATCCAATAGGTATGAGTGGTAATAGAATGGAATTAGATGCATATTTAGTATTGGCTGAAACTACCGTAATAAATAATTTATTAAAAACAGTTCAAAAAGCAGGTTATAATATATTAGGAGTAGTTTTTGCACCTATAGCTGATGCTAAAGCAGCATTAAAAGAAGAAGAAATGGATCAAGGGTCAGCTCTAATAGATGTAGGGTCTGATTCTATGGATATTTCTATATATAAAGATGGTATTTTAACTAAAACTGACAATATATCTATAGGTGGAAGTAGTATAACAAATGATATATCCATATGCTTAAAGATACCTTTTTCTGAAGCTGAAAAATTAAAGATAAAATATGGAGTAATAGGAAAAAATAATTTAGATTTAGATGGTCAAATAAAAGTAAATATAGGTTATAATAATGATATAACAATTAATTTAGAAACTTTAACAAAAGTTGTAGAAGCTAGGGTAGAAGAATTATTAATTTTGGTACAAAAAAAGTTAAAACAAAGTGGACAATTTGAAGATATATCAAATATAGTTATAGTAGGGGGAGGTCTTTCGTTAATAAAAGGTATAGAAGAATTTGGAAAGTACATATTCAATAAAAGTTTCAGAGTTGGAAGTCCAGAGTATGTTGGGGCTGCAAATCCTATATATGTATCTTCAGTAGGAGTAGTTAAAAGTCTAATTACTCCCGTAAAAATTCAAAATGATAATTTAAAAAATAAAGAGGCTGCTATTACTAAAGAAGATACATCACATTATAAAGATGAAAACGAAGGAAAAGGTGTGTTTTTAAAAATAAAGGAATTTTTAACAGAATTTTTTTAATTACAGATAAGGAGGTTTTATTGTGCTAGATTTCGATGTTGATGTACAGCAATTTGCTCAAATAAAGGTTATTGGATGTGGTGGCGGAGGAAACAATGCTGTAAATAGAATGATAATAGAAGGATTAAAAAATGTAGAATTTATAGCTATAAATACAGATAAACAAGCTCTAATGCTTTCACAGGCGTCTCAAAAGATTCAAATAGGTGATAAGTTAACAAAAGGATTAGGAGCAGGGGCTAATCCAGAAATAGGTAAAAAGGCTGCAGAAGAAAGTAAAGAAGAAATTTCTCAAGCAATAAAAGGAGCCGATATGGTGTTTATAACAGCAGGTATGGGCGGAGGAACTGGTACTGGAGCAGCTCCAGTAATTGCAGAAATAGCTAAATCTATGGGGATACTTACAGTAGGTGTAGTAACTAAGCCTTTCCCTTTTGAAGGAAGAAAAAGATTAATTCATGCAGAAATGGGAATAAATACTTTAAAAGAGAGAGTAGATACTTTAGTTACAATTCCAAATGAAAGATTATTAAGCATAGTAGATAAAAAGACAAGCTTAATGGATTCCTTTAAAATGGCAGATGATGTTTTAAAACAAGGTGTCCAAGGTATATCAGACTTGATTACTATACCAGGACTTGTTAACCTAGACTTTGCAGATGTTAGAACTATAATGTTAGATAAAGGATTAGCTCATATGGGTGTAGGTAAAGGAACAGGAGATAATAGAGCACAGGAAGCAGCTAAGCAAGCTATATCAAGTCCACTATTAGAAACATCAATTGTTGGAGCTACAGGAGTACTTCTTAATATAACTGGAGGAAATGATTTAGGTTTATTAGAAATAAATGAAGCAGCAGAGATTGTACAAGAAGCAGCAGATCCAGATGCTAATATTATATTTGGAGCAGTTATAGATGAAAACTTAAAAGATGAGTTAAGAATAACTGTAATTGCTACAGGTTTTGAAAGCGATAGATTGGAAAATAAAAATATTGAAAAAGAAGAAAAAGATATAACAAAAGAATCTAATAAGAGAGAAGATAGAGAAGAACAATCATCTACATACGAACAGCATATAGATGAAAATGATTTAGAGATACCAGCCTTTTTAAGAAGACAAAGAAAGTAATTATTAAAGTAGGGAACATTTTGTTCCCTACTTTTTTTATGTAAATAGATTTTATTTATCTGATGACTACTTCCTCGAAAGCTTAGAAATCCGTTTGTTAATAAGTATTCTACAAAATAAAATTATGTGTGAATCTTAAATTCAATTAACAGTAAATATTGTTATAAGTATAAACATTTAGAGTTTTCTCATTAAGGATAAAATTGTGTTAACTTTAAAATTATAAAACAGTATATTGTGTGTAAATTCCTTAATGCGACAGCTACTTTTATAAATAAAAAATAATATATTAAATTATAAATTATATTGGCATATTTTATACAATAAAAACATAACATTTTTATATGAATTGACAAATTTTTAAAATGTTTAATTGTATAATAGTAAATAAATGGCAGTAGTTTAAGGGGGGAGATAACTATTGGTGGTTTATCTAGATGTTATGATATTAGAAAATTTTATTGTAAATTTATTTATACTTTTTCTAACTTCTCAAACTTTAAAAATCAATAATAAAATTTTATATTTATTAATATCTTCATTGTTAGGAAGCTTGTATATATTAGTACTTATTATACCTTCTCTTGCATTATTTAATAAACTTATATTCAAAATTTTAATAGCTTTTATGTTAATTTTAATAGCCTTTCATAAAAAAGACTTAATGTTTAATATAAAAGCTACAGTAGTTTATATAGTTTATTCTATGATTATTGCAGGTATATGTGTTTTCTTAGAATGTAATAAAATAAAATCTAATACCTCTTTAACTATAGAAAATTTTTCTTATAAAAAACTTATGATGGCTATGATGATTATATATATTGTTGGGAATAAATTGATATGGTATATAAAAGATAGAAAAGATATAAGCAGTTTTATATATGATGTGGATATAATACTTCAAAAGGATCAGAAAAGTGTTAGAGCTTTTTTAGATACAGGTAATGAACTTAGAGAACCTGCTACAAATCTCCCAGTATTAGTGGTGGAAAAAGATGTATTTAGTAATGTAAATTTAGATTCTTATGATAAATTTTATATACCTTATAGGGTTGTAAATGGTAATTCAGGTAATCTTAAAGGGTTTAAACCTAATTATATAGATGTGCATGTAGGAGACAAAAAAGAAAAAAAAGAAGTTATAATAGCGCTTTCGGAAGGCAAACTTAGTGCTATAAAAGACTATAGAGCACTTTTATCTAGAGGAATTATATAGGAGGGACTTTTATGATAAGTTTAAAAGTATTACTAAACAGAATATTAATAAAGTTTAAAATGTTTTTTAAAAATGTTTATTACATAGGTGGGAATGATGCACTTCCGCCCCCACTTTCAAAAGAAGAGGAAGAATATTTTGTACAAAGATTAATAAATGGAGATGAAAAAGTTCGATCTGTCTTAATAGAAAGAAATTTAAGATTAGTAGTTTATATAGCTAGAAAATTTGAAAATACGGGCATATGTATAGAAGATTTAGTATCTGTAGGGACTATAGGTTTAATTAAGGCAGTAAATACTTTTAAGCCAGATAAAAAAATTAAATTAGCAACCTATGCTTCAAGGTGTATAGAAAATGAGATATTAATGTATTTAAGAAGAAATAGTAAAGTAAAAGCAGAGATATCCTTTTATGAGCCTTTAAATATTGATTGGGATGGAAATGAGTTATTACTTTCAGACATATTAGGAACAGATAATGATGAAGTTTATAATTTAATAGAGGATGAAGTAGATAAACAGTTACTATTATTAGCTATGAAAAAATTAAACGAAAGAGAAAAGGAAATAGTTAGATTAAGATTTGGTCTTAATGGAAAAAGAGAAAAAACTCAAAAGGAAGTAGCAGATATGCTTGGTATATCTCAATCCTATATATCAAGATTAGAAAAAAGAATAATTAAGACTCTTAAAAAGGAAATAAATAAAATGGTTTAGTTTGTCCTTAGTATAAAACTAGGTTCCTTTGGAAACAATTTAAATGCAATCATTCTGAAGGGACTGATGACTTTATGATTATTAATAAAGTTGAAATTTGTGGAGTAAATACATCAAAACTACCAGTATTAAAGGATAAAGAAATGAAAAAATTACTGGTAAGGATTAGAAATGGTGAAACAGAATGCAGAGAAGAATTTATACAAGGCAATTTAAGGCTGGTACTGAGTGTAATAAAAAGATTTAACAATCGTGGGGAAAATGTGGATGATCTTTTTCAGGTTGGATGTATAGGTCTTATAAAAGCTATAGATAATTTTGATTTAAGTCAAAATGTAAAATTCTCTACTTATGCTGTTCCTATGATAATCGGAGAAATAAGAAGATACCTAAGAGATAATAATTCTATAAGGGTTAGTAGATCTTTAAGAGATATAGCCTATAAAGCATTGCAGGCTAGAGACAGATTAATAAAAAACAATAATAAAGAGCCAACAGTGTCTCAAATAGCCAAAGAATTAGAACTGCCAAGAGAAGAGGTAGTCTTTGCATTAGATGCTATACAAGATCCAGTATCCTTATTTGAACCTATATATCATGATGGTGGAGATGCCATATTTGTTATGGATCAAATAAGTGATACTAAAAATGTAGATGAAAATTGGATAGAAAATATATCTATAAAAGAAGCTATGAAAAAATTAAATGACAGAGAAAAGCTAATACTTAATTTAAGGTTTTTTGATGGAAGAACTCAAATGGAAGTAGCCGATGAAATAGGTATATCTCAGGCACAGGTATCTAGATTAGAAAAAACTGCTTTAAAACATATGAGGAAATACGTTTAAGTAAAATGTTCTTAAATTATTAGAGAACACCTTAAGCTACTGATAAACATTTTTTATCAGTAGCTTTTTGTTTTAATTTTTTTCATAGAATAGGATAAGAAAACATATATTATAATATAAAAACTGTTTAAGGGGGTATATCATGGAGCAAGTAGAATTATATTCTATAGAAAGTTTAAAAAATATGGAAATAATAGACCTAAATACTGGTAGTAAAATGGGGTACATAAAGGATTTGATTATAGACTGTGAGTCTTATAAAATATTATCTATAGTTTTACCTATTCAAAAAGTAGGATTCTTTAATAAAAAAGAGGATTTAGAAATAGAGTGGGATAGAATATATAAAATAGGTACAGATGTCATACTGGTAAATGGAGAGAATTATAATTTAGAAGACAATTAGTTTGTTTAAAGAGGAGTTTCTGCTTTTAGCTATTGAAAATTTAAGTATTTAGTAGAAAAAATGGAGAAAAAGTGTATAATTAATATATATAGCTAAAGTTCAGTAATCTAAAGAAAAGGATGTGGATTAAATTGAAGTGTCCCTACTGTGCATACGGAGAAAGCAAAGTGGTAGATTCAAGATCTACAGAAGATGGAAGTTCAATAAGAAGAAGACGAGAATGCCTAAAATGTAATAGAAGATATACTACTTATGAAAAAATAGAAACTACACCTATTCTTGTTATAAAGAAAAATATGAGTAGGGAATATTTTGATAGAAATAAGATAGTAAATGGTCTTATGAAAGCTTGTCAAAAAAGACCAGTATCAAGAAAACAAATTGAACAAATAGCAGATGAAGTAGAAAGGCATATAAGTAACGAAATGCTTACAGAAGTGAATACAGACAAAATAGGGCAAATAATAATGAAAAACTTAAAAAAGATAGATGAGGTATCTTATGTTAGATTTGCTTCTGTATACAGACAGTTTAAAGATATTAATACTTTTATGGAAGAAATCAAAAATTTAATGGATAAAAATTAAGTATAATCTTGTTTTTTATAAATTATATTTATTAAATTTAAGTATTAAAACTTAATGCTATTATTATAATAGTATTAAGTTTTTGTTGTATTTGATTTTAGAAAATCATGTGTAAGTCATGAATCCTATGTTAAAATAAAGTTAAATATGTTAAAAGTTATGTATACTTTCAAAATAATATATAATTAATGATAATATATTTATAGGAAGGATGATATGTTTTATGAATTTTGAAAAAATTAATGTGGGATCTTATATTTTTTTGAAATTACAATTTAAAAATGCTAATTTTATATTTTCTACTGGAGAAAATAATTTAAATTTAAATAGAAATATAGAGGAAGGAAAAGAAAATTTAAATAATATAAAAAAATGGTTTTCCTTGCAAGAAGTATTTTATTTAAATCAAGTACACAGTAGTATAGTTAGAAACTTTAATGATGAAGATAAAGATGGAGATGCAATAGTAACTAATGAATTTAATAAAGCTGTAGGGATTTTTACAGCAGATTGTGTCCCTATACTATTATATGATAAAGAAAATGATGCAGTAGCTGCAGTTCATAGTGGCTGGAGGGGCACTTATGAAAAGATAGTTATAAACACCATAAAGAAAATGAAAGAAAATTATGGTACAAATCCAGAAAATGTTATAGCTTCAATAGGACCACATATAAAAGAATGTTGTTATGAAGTAAGTTGGGATTTAATAAATAAGTTTAAAGAAGAAAAAATATATAGTGATTATAATATAAGTCATAAAAGAAATTTAAATATGGAAAAATGTATATTGGCACAATTAAGTTATACAGGAGTTAAGAGTGAAAATATAATTAGAGCAGATTTATGTACTATGTGTAGTTCAGATACTAAATTTTATTCCTATAGAAAAGAAGGAAATATAGGAAGACAATTTTCCTTTATATATTTAAGTTAATAATAGGAGGATTACTATGGCTAAGGAAAAAATACTTATAGTAGATGATGAAGAACATATATGTGAATTAATAAAATTTAATCTAGAAAATAACGGATATAAATGCATTTGCGTTTTAAATGGAATAGATGCATTAGAGAAAGTTAAAGAAGAAAAACCAGATCTAGTACTTTTAGATCTAATGTTACCAGGGATGGATGGATATGATGTATGCAAGGAAATAAAAAAAGATGATAATATAGCTACTACTTCTATAATAATGATTACAGCTAAGGGAGATGAATTAGACAAGGTTTTGGGTTTAGAATTAGGCGCGGATGATTATATAACTAAACCTTTTTCAGTTAGAGAAATGGTGGCTAGAGTAAAAGCAGTACTTAGAAGAAAAACAACCATAAATATAGAATCTAAATCATATGCTTTAGGAAATATAATTGTGGATTTTGAGAAGCATTCCCTTACAAAAGAGGGAAGAAAAATAGAACTTACATTAAAAGAGTTTGAACTTTTAGAAGTTTTAATAAAAAATAAGGGAAAGGTTATGACAAGAGATTTTTTATTAGATAGAATATGGGGATATGAATATATTGGTGAAACTAGAACTGTAGATGTGCATATAAGGCATTTAAGAAAAAAAATAGAAGATGATGATAAGAATCCTAGGTATATTGAAACCATAAGAGGTATAGGGTATAGATTCAATGGTGAATTTTAAAAGGTGAATTTATGAAAAAAAAATTAACAGTATCAATACTTATAATTTTAATATTTACATTAACTATAGTATCATCGCTCTTTTTAATAATCATTAATAATCAGCATATAGAAAGCAGTAAAAGTAGATTAAAAAATAATAATTCTTTTATAATGAACGTAATAAAAAATCAAGCTTCTGAAAACATAGTTGATTTTATAAAAGATAATTATAAAGATAATGATATAAGAGTAACTTTAATAGACAGTAAAGGAAATATTTTAGTAGATTCTAAAGATAACAGGAAGGAATTGGAAAATCATAATAAAAGAGAAGAAATAATAAATTCAAAAAAACATGGGGAAGCTTATAGCTTAAGATATAGTGACACAAGAAAAGTAGAAAGTCTTTATTTTGCAAGTAAAATTAATAATGATTATATTATAAGAAGTTCTATAGACATGAACGATATAAAATTATTAGAAAAAAATTATGTAAAGTATTATATTTTTATAATATTATTTTCTTTTATTATATCCTTTTTATTTTCATCAAGAATATCAATGGTTATGATAAAACCTATAAAAAATCTTGAATTTGTAACTGCAAGGATAGCAAGGGGAGATTTTGATAGGAGAGTAATAATAAATTCTGAAGATGAAATAGGGCGGCTTGGAAAAACCTTTAATTCCATGGCAGATATATTAGAAAATAGCTTAGTGGAAGTTAGAGATAAGCAAAATAGGTTAGAGGCTATACTTAAAAGTATGGATAGTGGTGTTATAGCTATAGATAAAGAGTTTAAAGTCATTATGATTAACCCCTATGCTAAAAAATTATTTGGTATAAAAAGAGATATAATAGGTGAAAACCTTATGGATAATATAAGAGATTTTGAGCTAGAAAAAGCATTAAAAGATAAAGAATCTTTCTATAGAGAAATTAATATATTATGGCCAGAAAAAAGAACACTTAGAGTAAAGACTACAGATATAATAAGTAAATATGATAATATAGGTACTGTGGCAGTAGTACAAGATATAACAGATATAAAGAAATTAGAAAATATGAGAGAGCAATTTGTGGCAAACGTATCTCATGAATTAAAAACCCCATTAACATCTATAAAAGGTTTTTCAGAAACTTTAAAGTATGTAGAGGATAAAAAAAATAGAGAGAAATTTTTACAAATAATAAATGATGAAGCGGATAGACTTACAAGATTAATAAATGACATATTAGTGTTGTCTAATATAGAAAAGCAAAAACAGGAATTAATACAAGAAGAAATAGACTTAAATGAATTAATTGAAAAAGTATACTGTTTAGTAAAAAAATCTGCAGATGATAAAAATATAAAAATAAATATTGTAGGGGAAAAAATACCTTTGTTAATAGGAAATAAGGATAAATATAATCAAATGATAATAAATTTAGTAGATAACGCTATTAAATATACAGAACTTAATGGTGTAGTGAATATAGGAACAAAACAAGATAAAAATAATATACTATTTTGGGTAGAGGATACAGGAGTAGGTATTTCAAAAGAGCATTTAGATAGAATATTTGAAAGATTTTATAGAGTAGATAAAGCAAGATCTAGAGCTGAAGGTGGAACAGGATTAGGATTAGCTATAGTAAAGCATATAGTTTTAAGTATTAATGGGACAATAGAAGTAGAAAGTGAACCTAAAAAAGGTACTAAATTCAAAGTGAAAATACCTTTAAATGCAAAGGTAAATAACTTTTAAATTAAGTAAGTTTCCTTATATAATGTAATTTAAAATAAAAATATTCAATAAAGAAGAGGTTGTTTCAAAATAGCTTTAATTTTAAAACCGGAAAAATAATTAAAATTAAAGCTAATCTTATTTTGAGATGACCTCTTCTTTATTTTATGTGCATCATTTTAAGTTTAGTTGAAAATAAAAAGCTGTATAAGTCAAGAAAAAAAGCAAAAACTAATGTTAAATTTAATTAACTTTGATATAATAAGCGCTTAACTTAGATGATTTAAAATACAAACTGTAATCATGATAAGAATATAAGATAAAAAATCTTGAACGGAGGTTTTTATTAATGAAAAGAAAAGGACTTAAATTAATAATATCAGCGTTAACAATCACTAT
Above is a window of Clostridium sporogenes DNA encoding:
- a CDS encoding response regulator transcription factor, whose amino-acid sequence is MAKEKILIVDDEEHICELIKFNLENNGYKCICVLNGIDALEKVKEEKPDLVLLDLMLPGMDGYDVCKEIKKDDNIATTSIIMITAKGDELDKVLGLELGADDYITKPFSVREMVARVKAVLRRKTTINIESKSYALGNIIVDFEKHSLTKEGRKIELTLKEFELLEVLIKNKGKVMTRDFLLDRIWGYEYIGETRTVDVHIRHLRKKIEDDDKNPRYIETIRGIGYRFNGEF
- a CDS encoding HAMP domain-containing protein — protein: MKKKLTVSILIILIFTLTIVSSLFLIIINNQHIESSKSRLKNNNSFIMNVIKNQASENIVDFIKDNYKDNDIRVTLIDSKGNILVDSKDNRKELENHNKREEIINSKKHGEAYSLRYSDTRKVESLYFASKINNDYIIRSSIDMNDIKLLEKNYVKYYIFIILFSFIISFLFSSRISMVMIKPIKNLEFVTARIARGDFDRRVIINSEDEIGRLGKTFNSMADILENSLVEVRDKQNRLEAILKSMDSGVIAIDKEFKVIMINPYAKKLFGIKRDIIGENLMDNIRDFELEKALKDKESFYREINILWPEKRTLRVKTTDIISKYDNIGTVAVVQDITDIKKLENMREQFVANVSHELKTPLTSIKGFSETLKYVEDKKNREKFLQIINDEADRLTRLINDILVLSNIEKQKQELIQEEIDLNELIEKVYCLVKKSADDKNIKINIVGEKIPLLIGNKDKYNQMIINLVDNAIKYTELNGVVNIGTKQDKNNILFWVEDTGVGISKEHLDRIFERFYRVDKARSRAEGGTGLGLAIVKHIVLSINGTIEVESEPKKGTKFKVKIPLNAKVNNF